From a single Lytechinus variegatus isolate NC3 chromosome 9, Lvar_3.0, whole genome shotgun sequence genomic region:
- the LOC121421529 gene encoding transmembrane protein 53-like, translating to MFRSFRTGLQRFGSLELESYYGSTSTARGLASKAPRIPGLAINDNMMLQKSPVPVVGAAAETSRPLVLLLSWLVAKEKHVNNFSRIYLDRGCDVLVVKMKPMQILLPQSGSQVVAQRVVDFLQLEDNRERPIFVHSFSVGGYLYAEILQKMMAAEKSKGEMTDRIIGQIYDSVVDLDKVAFGIANALFSHKMIQKSVEKSIDGYLAMMYRPATQHYARASRLFYNNPVKAPSLFFYSYADPVGCATAIENCVQHLRTKVGHDNIYTKSFQKSRHVSHMHKHKEEYLCSLFSFLKEIPYFDDKIDIGIGDQMQNKAIKS from the exons ATGTTTCGTTCATTCAGGACAGGTCTCCAACGCTTTGGGAGCTTGGAATTAGAG TCGTACTATGGCAGTACTTCTACAGCCAGGGGTCTTGCCTCCAAAGCCCCCAGAATTCCGGGCCTGGCCATCAACGACAACATGATGCTCCAGAAGTCACCCGTTCCTGTCGTCGGCGCAGCGGCCGAGACGTCCCGCCCCCTCGTCCTCCTCCTCAGCTGGTTGGTTGCTAAGGAGAAACATGTAAACAACTTCTCTCGCATCTACTTGGATAGAGGATGTGACGTCTTGGTGGTAAAAATGAAACCGATGCAGATATTACTACCCCAGTCGGGCTCACAG GTTGTTGCGCAACGAGTTGTAGATTTCCTCCAGTTAGAGGACAACCGTGAACGTCCCATCTTCGTCCACTCATTCAGCGTAGGCGGATACCTCTACGCCGAGATCCTACAGAAGATGATGGCCGCAGAGAAATCCAAGGGCGAAATGACCGACCGCATCATCGGTCAGATCTACGACAGTGTCGTCGACTTGGACAAGGTCGCGTTCGGCATCGCCAACGCCCTCTTCTCGCACAAGATGATTCAGAAGAGCGTAGAGAAAAGCATCGATGGCTACCTTGCCATGATGTACAGACCGGCCACCCAGCATTACGCCAGAGCATCCCGACTCTTCTACAATAATCCAGTCAAAGCGCCCTCGTTGTTCTTCTATTCGTACGCCGACCCGGTGGGTTGTGCCACAGCGATAGAGAACTGCGTTCAACATCTCCGGACCAAGGTGGGCCACGATAACATCTACACGAAGTCGTTCCAGAAGTCACGTCATGTGAGCCACATGCACAAACATAAGGAGGAGTATTTATGCTCTCTGTTTAGTTTCTTAAAGGAGATCCCGTACtttgatgataaaattgatattggtATAGGCGACCAAATGCAAAACAAAGCCATAAAGTCTTAA